The genomic interval GATGGTCTTGCCTTCGGCGGCAGCTTCGCTGACGCGCTGGTTGAAGCCGTCGATATTGCGGACGCCGATCTTGCTCATCTTGCGATAGCGATCTTCCATCTCGCGGACGGCCCACTTGAGCGCCACGACCGCCTTATGCGGATCGGTCACGACCGGGGTCAGCAGATGCGGGATGCCGTCATAGATGCTCAGTTCAAGCATCTTGGGATCGATCATGATCATGCGGCACTGGGCCGGCGTCATCTGATAGAGCAGCGACAGGATGAAGGTGTTGATACCTACCGACTTACCCGAGCCTGTGGTACCCGCGATCAGCAGATGCGGCATGCGCGCCAGATCGGCGATCACTGGCTCGCCACCAATGGTTTTGCCCAGGCAGATCGGCAGCTTGCCCTTCATTTTCTCGAAGTCGGAGCTGGCCAGCATCTCGCGGAAATAGACGGTTTCGCGCTGCTGGTTGGGCAGTTCGATACCGATGGCGTTGCGGCCGGGTACCACGGCGACGCGGGCCGAGTGGGCCGACATCGAGCGGGCAATATCGTCGGCCAGCGAGATGACGCGGGACGATTTGATGCCAGGCGCGGGCTCAAGTTCGAACAGGGTCACGACTGGTCCGGGGCGGACATTGATGATGTCACCCTTGACGCCGAAGTCTTCCAAAACGCCTTCAAGCTGGCGCGCCATTTCTTCGAGACGCTCCGGCGCATGCTCGGCGGATGGGCCATGATGCTTGGGCTCGGAGAGCAGGCTCAGCGGCGGCAGCTCGAACCCACCGGGCTCGTCGAGGAACGAGGATTGGGCTTCGCGCATGACGCGCTGGCCCTGGGCCGGACGTGGTGCGGGAGCAGCCACGGCGACGGCGCGCGGCTTGGTCGGATCGGCTGGATGGAAGCGGGAATCGCCCTGCTGGCGGTGATTGACCACGGGCGCCGGCGCGACGTCGGCGACGAATGGCACCTCGTCTTCGACTTCCTCGGGGTAGTCGATCTCGGTTTCATCATAGCTCGGGCGCGCATTGATGCGCGGCGACACTTCGGGCTCGGCCCGGAACGACGGTTCAGGCTGGAAAGCTGGTTCGACCGGCGCGTGAATACGGCGCTGGGTCGGTGCGACGGCAGGTTCGCGGCGGTCAACGACCGGCTCATTGCCATCAAGGTTAGGTTCGACATCGTCGTCGCGCCAGGTGGCGGCATCGGCCGCACGGCGTTCGGCATGGCTGGCGCGGGCGCGGCGGAAGGCGGTGCGCATGGAATAGCCCATATGCACCATGGCGCCGAGGGCCACATCGACCAGTGGATTGGATTCGGGTTCGTCCTGCTCAACCTGAGCAGTCGCGCCCTTGCGGCCAGCAGTGGCAGCGGCTGCCTTGCGAGGACCAGTCGGCACGGTCTGGCCGAGGCCCATGGCGATCCAGAAGGTCGCAAGAGCCGGAATGGCAATGATGATGGCAAACAGCGCCGCCGTCACAGCCTGTGGCTGGTCACCGGTGACCATGGTGGCAAGGCTGGTAAAGCCATTGCCGATCAGCCCGCCTAGGCCGGTGGGCAGCGGCCAGGTTTCGGGCATGGCGACAAAGGACAGCACACCGGCGCCAAGCACGGTGGCAGCAATCCAGCCAAGGGTGCGCAGGCCCATTTTCGTGGGTACGCGGCGGCGCATCATGGCCCAGGCCCAAAGGGCGGGCGGCACGACGAAGGCGAGCGCGGCAAGGCCCAGCACCTGGAACAGCGTGTCGGCTACGACAGCGCCCGGAAAGCCCAGCCAGTTGGCCGGAGACTTTGCCGTGGCATAGGAAAAGCTCGGATCATCCACCGACCAGGACGCCATGGCGACCAGACAGATGGCGACCAGCCCGAGCAGCACGAAACCGGCGACGCGGACAGGAATGCGAATCGCCAAAGCCGGGGGCGGCATCGGCGCAGCCTTGGCTGCCGTGCTGCGCGAACGCTGGGGCACGGAGCGGATTTCATCGAGCACTGGCGAAGGGGAACTGGGCATGGCGAACTCAATACTGCCCGGAACAGACCGGGCCCACTTTGTCGTCATGCTAATGGGGTCGGGTTAACCCAAGGCTAACCATGGGGGGATTGGGTCGATCACCTCTCAAGCAAGGGGCTTCTTTCACTTCGCCCCTGAGGGGAGAGGTCGCCCCGCAGGGGCCGGTGAGGGGTTCAGCGGGCGTTGAAACATTGTGCAAAAACAAAAGGCCCGCCAGTGGTGGCGGGCCTTTATTGCCGCAAATCGCGAGGGAGGTGCGAGACTGCGGGAAGCGATTGATCGGGGAGTGCGGCCCATGCAGTTTGCGAGTGGGAAGCCTCTGTGGCGGGCCAAGAGGAAACATGAGCCGCACGCCACGATCAACTTTGGGTGGAGCCGGGCGGCAGCGTGCCGCCGCCCGGAGAGAAAGCTTAGTTGTAGGCGCGCTCGCCGTGGCTGGAGAGATCCAGACCATCGATTTCGGCCGACTCGGGGGCACGGGCACCACCAAAGATCGCCTTGACGATGAGCATAGCGACCAGAGCCACGACACCCGACCAGACGATGGCCACGATGACGGCCAGAACCTGCGTGACCAGCTGACCACCGATCGAGTAGCCTTCGGCGCCGAAGCCGCCCAGCGATGGAGCTGCGACGATGGCGGTACCGATGGCGCCGACGATG from Devosia sp. 2618 carries:
- a CDS encoding DNA translocase FtsK, which produces MPPPALAIRIPVRVAGFVLLGLVAICLVAMASWSVDDPSFSYATAKSPANWLGFPGAVVADTLFQVLGLAALAFVVPPALWAWAMMRRRVPTKMGLRTLGWIAATVLGAGVLSFVAMPETWPLPTGLGGLIGNGFTSLATMVTGDQPQAVTAALFAIIIAIPALATFWIAMGLGQTVPTGPRKAAAATAGRKGATAQVEQDEPESNPLVDVALGAMVHMGYSMRTAFRRARASHAERRAADAATWRDDDVEPNLDGNEPVVDRREPAVAPTQRRIHAPVEPAFQPEPSFRAEPEVSPRINARPSYDETEIDYPEEVEDEVPFVADVAPAPVVNHRQQGDSRFHPADPTKPRAVAVAAPAPRPAQGQRVMREAQSSFLDEPGGFELPPLSLLSEPKHHGPSAEHAPERLEEMARQLEGVLEDFGVKGDIINVRPGPVVTLFELEPAPGIKSSRVISLADDIARSMSAHSARVAVVPGRNAIGIELPNQQRETVYFREMLASSDFEKMKGKLPICLGKTIGGEPVIADLARMPHLLIAGTTGSGKSVGINTFILSLLYQMTPAQCRMIMIDPKMLELSIYDGIPHLLTPVVTDPHKAVVALKWAVREMEDRYRKMSKIGVRNIDGFNQRVSEAAAEGKTITRTVQTGFDRETGEAIFESEEFNLEVLPYIVVIVDEMADLMMVAGKDIEGAIQRLAQMARAAGIHIITATQRPSVDVITGTIKANFPTRISFMVTSKIDSRTILGEQGAEQLLGNGDMLYMASGGRTKRLHGPFVADSEVEAVVNHLKSQGAPDYLDSITEEDEEGGEMGGEGGSGGGEDYAGSGDELYDKAVHIVLTDKKASTSYVQRRLAIGYNKAATLIERMEREGVISQANHAGKREILVGSDPY